In a single window of the Nicotiana tomentosiformis chromosome 10, ASM39032v3, whole genome shotgun sequence genome:
- the LOC104090669 gene encoding WAT1-related protein At3g28050-like isoform X1, with the protein MWSSGLLIIALLLTVECMEVGLNTLNKAATTRGMSNFVFIFYSNALALFFLLPSTFIYHSRIKPCRKLYFSMFCRMFLLALLSCSVQILLYFGIEYSNPTLASAMTDLVPAFTFLIALIAGMEKLGLKVKSSMAKFIGTITLLIGALLMTFYRGPPIFSNKSKFSKSFHQLLITTKSNWIIGGFLLGAANFLLALLYIVQAWIINDFPEEFMVTTVTCGLVTIMSAVVGLFAERNPSSWRLKPDLELITICYAAILMVFLRSLIYVWALKKKGPVFVVMVKPLGMVAAVILGVTFLGDVLHVGNVIGGTIIAFGFYSVMWGKAKEEICVEDIGMDSGSATTTVPLLSRQSDSA; encoded by the exons ATGTGGAGCTCAGGATTGCTGATAATAGCACTGCTATTGACAGTAGAATGTATGGAAGTAGGTTTAAACACACTGAATAAAGCAGCCACCACCAGAGGAATGAGCAATTTCGTTTTCATCTTCTATTCCAATGCCTTGGCCTTGTTCTTCCTCCTCCCTTCCACCTTCATCTATCATAG CAGAATCAAACCTTGCAGAAAACTCTATTTCTCTATGTTCTGTAGGATGTTTCTTCTTGCTCTTCTCAG CTGCTCTGTGCAAATACTGCTGTACTTTGGAATAGAGTATAGCAATCCAACTCTGGCCTCAGCAATGACAGATCTTGTTCCGGCTTTCACTTTCCTAATTGCTTTAATTGCCGG GATGGAAAAGTTAGGATTGAAAGTGAAAAGCAGTATGGCAAAGTTTATTGGGACAATTACATTACTAATTGGGGCACTGCTTATGACATTTTATAGAGGCCCTCCCATTTTTTCCAATAAATCAAAATTTTCTAAATCTTTTCATCAACTtctcattactacaaaatcaaATTGGATTATTGGAGGATTTCTTCTTGGTGCTGCTAACTTCTTGCTTGCACTCTTATACATCGTCCAG GCTTGGATTATAAATGATTTTCCAGAAGAATTTATGGTGACAACAGTTACTTGTGGCTTAGTAACAATTATGTCAGCTGTGGTTGGCTTATTTGCTGAGCGAAATCCAAGTTCTTGGAGACTTAAGCCAGATTTGGAGTTGATTACTATTTGTTATGCT GCAATTTTGATGGTTTTCCTTAGAAGTCTTATTTATGTTTGGGCATTAAAGAAGAAGGGACCTGTTTTTGTTGTAATGGTTAAGCCACTTGGAATGGTAGCTGCTGTGATATTGGGGGTTACTTTTCTTGGTGATGTTCTTCATGTTGGAAA TGTAATTGGTGGAACGATCATAGCTTTTGGTTTCTACTCTGTGATGTGGGGAAAAGCTAAAGAGGAAATTTGTGTTGAAGACATAGGCATGGATTCTGGTTCCGCCACTACCACAGTACCTTTGCTAAGTAGGCAAAGTGATAGTGCCTAA
- the LOC104090669 gene encoding WAT1-related protein At3g28050-like isoform X2: MWSSGLLIIALLLTVECMEVGLNTLNKAATTRGMSNFVFIFYSNALALFFLLPSTFIYHRIKPCRKLYFSMFCRMFLLALLSCSVQILLYFGIEYSNPTLASAMTDLVPAFTFLIALIAGMEKLGLKVKSSMAKFIGTITLLIGALLMTFYRGPPIFSNKSKFSKSFHQLLITTKSNWIIGGFLLGAANFLLALLYIVQAWIINDFPEEFMVTTVTCGLVTIMSAVVGLFAERNPSSWRLKPDLELITICYAAILMVFLRSLIYVWALKKKGPVFVVMVKPLGMVAAVILGVTFLGDVLHVGNVIGGTIIAFGFYSVMWGKAKEEICVEDIGMDSGSATTTVPLLSRQSDSA, encoded by the exons ATGTGGAGCTCAGGATTGCTGATAATAGCACTGCTATTGACAGTAGAATGTATGGAAGTAGGTTTAAACACACTGAATAAAGCAGCCACCACCAGAGGAATGAGCAATTTCGTTTTCATCTTCTATTCCAATGCCTTGGCCTTGTTCTTCCTCCTCCCTTCCACCTTCATCTATCATAG AATCAAACCTTGCAGAAAACTCTATTTCTCTATGTTCTGTAGGATGTTTCTTCTTGCTCTTCTCAG CTGCTCTGTGCAAATACTGCTGTACTTTGGAATAGAGTATAGCAATCCAACTCTGGCCTCAGCAATGACAGATCTTGTTCCGGCTTTCACTTTCCTAATTGCTTTAATTGCCGG GATGGAAAAGTTAGGATTGAAAGTGAAAAGCAGTATGGCAAAGTTTATTGGGACAATTACATTACTAATTGGGGCACTGCTTATGACATTTTATAGAGGCCCTCCCATTTTTTCCAATAAATCAAAATTTTCTAAATCTTTTCATCAACTtctcattactacaaaatcaaATTGGATTATTGGAGGATTTCTTCTTGGTGCTGCTAACTTCTTGCTTGCACTCTTATACATCGTCCAG GCTTGGATTATAAATGATTTTCCAGAAGAATTTATGGTGACAACAGTTACTTGTGGCTTAGTAACAATTATGTCAGCTGTGGTTGGCTTATTTGCTGAGCGAAATCCAAGTTCTTGGAGACTTAAGCCAGATTTGGAGTTGATTACTATTTGTTATGCT GCAATTTTGATGGTTTTCCTTAGAAGTCTTATTTATGTTTGGGCATTAAAGAAGAAGGGACCTGTTTTTGTTGTAATGGTTAAGCCACTTGGAATGGTAGCTGCTGTGATATTGGGGGTTACTTTTCTTGGTGATGTTCTTCATGTTGGAAA TGTAATTGGTGGAACGATCATAGCTTTTGGTTTCTACTCTGTGATGTGGGGAAAAGCTAAAGAGGAAATTTGTGTTGAAGACATAGGCATGGATTCTGGTTCCGCCACTACCACAGTACCTTTGCTAAGTAGGCAAAGTGATAGTGCCTAA
- the LOC138900125 gene encoding uncharacterized protein codes for MPESSFRPLAIQGSFSGYSGHQGQTSSQQSTVPRDCFECGDFSHMRRFCPRLRGRLVEQGQQPMITAPVTLPAVQPPRGGGQVGRGRPKGGGQSGGAPSRFYAFPAIPYAEASDAVITGVSRKSLGTPIYVSTPVGDSVVVDQIYQSCIVIFYGYETRADLLLLDMTDFEIILGMDWLSPYHAILDYHAKTVTLAMPELHRLE; via the exons atgccagagagttctttccgcccactagctattcagggttcctttagtgggtattcaggtcatcagGGCCAGACTTCAAGTCAGCAGTCCACCGTACCAAGggattgtttcgagtgcggggatttcagtcatatgcggaggttctgccccaggcttcggggtaggcTAGTAGAGCAGGGTCAGCAACCCATGATTACTGCCCCAGTTACCCTACCAGCCGTCCAGCCGCCCcgaggtggagggcaggtgggtaggggccgtcctaaaggtggaggtcagtcaggtggcgctccatctcggttctatgcttttccggccataCCATATGCAGAGgcttcagatgccgtgatcacag gtgtttctcgtAAGTCCTTGGgaactcctatttatgtgtccactcctgtgggcgattctgttgttgtggatcagatctaccaGTCTTGCATTGTTATATTCTATGGTtacgaaactagagcagatcttctccttcttgatatgaccgactttgagatcatactgggcatggattggttatctccatatcatgccatcctagattaccatgccaagactgttaccttggcgatgccagagttgcatAGATTGGAATGA